Proteins encoded within one genomic window of Triticum aestivum cultivar Chinese Spring chromosome 2D, IWGSC CS RefSeq v2.1, whole genome shotgun sequence:
- the LOC123049778 gene encoding uncharacterized protein, whose product MGQDEAGNPGNDQGSSGAALNAGGDEDGARAFIAQVKEEVERCLAAGMSKEQMFHELREKGFHPAAAFAVYKELRDQNNSWFKDYYVKMDLRKQAERLEFLLHQYRTVRDADAAARAQGTAAQQTAMDIPNDVGLLGHWTVPAGLDGTRLVCSSSSGDRRLAAASPQLPSSSATMYVPTGQLLYQREQPVPNGGVQGVLEPSAAFTVSNDAMAVTYPWSCTDNVQIDDVGTMLLHGEQGRPLQQWYPGASAGVVPPWDSNWPLPSSVQMPPENLEHHDRPAPCHGEQAEQRLLIDSLRLGEDRNPQVHVAFLHGEQAHEPLHQWQTGIQPEAPSKRLPGYQNRHDLAASE is encoded by the exons ATGGGGCAGGACGAGGCAGGCAACCCTGGCAACGACCAAGGAAGCAGCGGGGCAGCCCTCAACGCCGGCGGCGACGAAGACGGCGCCCGTGCGTTCATCGCCCAA GttaaggaggaggtggagaggtgCCTGGCGGCAGGCATGAGCAAGGAGCAGATGTTCCACGAGCTTCGCGAGAAGGGGTTTCACCCTGCGGCCGCGTTTGCTG TTTACAAGGAGCTTCGTGACCAGAACAATAGTTGGTTCAAAGACTACTACGTCAAGATGGATTTGAGGAAGCAGGCCGAGCGACTCGAATTTCTGCTGCACCAGTACCGAACGGTTCGCGATGCCGATGCCGCCGCCAGAGCGCAAGGAACAGCGGCGCAGCAAACCGCCATGGACATCCCGAACGACGTGGGGTTGCTGGGGCACTGGACGGTACCGGCTGGGTTGGACGGCACACGTCTGGTTTGTAGTTCAAGCAGCGGCGatcgtcggcttgctgccgcctcTCCTCAGCTACCGTCGTCGTCGGCGACGATGTATGTCCCGACTGGACAACTGCTTTACCAGAGAGAGCAGCCGGTTCCCAACGGCGGGGTCCAAGGGGTACTCGAGCCATCCGCAGCTTTTACTGTTTCCAATGATGCCATGGCGGTCACCTATCCTTGGTCGTGCACCGACAATGTTCAGATCGACGATGTTGGGACGATGCTGTTGCATGGAGAGCAAGGTCGACCTCTGCAGCAATGGTATCCGGGTGCAAGTGCAGGCGTCGTTCCGCCATGGGACTCCAATTGGCCACTGCCGTCGTCTGTCCAGATGCCACCTGAAAACCTTGAGCACCACGACCGTCCAGCTCCATGTCACGGAGAGCAAGCTGAACAGCGGTTGCTAATTGACAGCCTACGACTAGGAGAGGACAGGAATCCTCAAGTTCATGTGGCCTTCCTACACGGCGAGCAAGCTCACGAACCGTTGCATCAATGGCAGACTGGTATCCAACCAGAGGCACCTTCTAAACGTCTACCGGGGTACCAGAATCGCCACGATCTTGCTGCTTCGGAATAA